The Candidatus Methanoperedens sp. genome segment GTACGTTCTTCAATAATGGCACAATAAATAATTCTCTGGGTTCGATCGAAAATATCACCGAAGCTGTCCTCGGGCACTCAAATGTATCGACTCCAGGCACATTCATCATTATCAACGCTACTGCAATCGGTTCATCGGGTGCATCCGGAATTGATCTCTCCAATGTGAAAATCAGCGATCCCGGTGGGGTTGCGATTCCGTTGGATTTGATAAATGGAGATGTAACTATAAATGCACCCCAAGCCTATCCGCGCTACGATGTCAATGAGGACGGAATCGTAGATATCGAAGATTTGACTATCATCGA includes the following:
- a CDS encoding dockerin type I domain-containing protein → TFFNNGTINNSLGSIENITEAVLGHSNVSTPGTFIIINATAIGSSGASGIDLSNVKISDPGGVAIPLDLINGDVTINAPQAYPRYDVNEDGIVDIEDLTIIEQHFNEIVVPPYPRYDVNMDGAVDIADLTIAAQHFGENT